Proteins encoded within one genomic window of Haladaptatus sp. QDMS2:
- a CDS encoding Nramp family divalent metal transporter — protein MPDDESDTQHGTDAESVGDVDHDIYTTEDVGKQYRETVYRDLDYESLDVAPATADYPDSSEGGYRLADLPKVPKVRHIVGPSAIMLGASLGSGETMFWPTIVADYGWALYWAFWIGVITQFFINTELQRWTMATGESIFRAFERLNGIWPWFFLAAGFFHLGWPGWAAGGAEVLAAWTGIVPRGDWWMIGVVTMLLIWASYMAGPVMYNVIENIQLALMAVAIFGAVVLVFAVGTVGQLANVPAGAVNFGALPPQNEMNIAVFLGGLAYAGAGGYINLSQGVWAREKGYGMGTYQGRIKNPLRGATPETVHDGFAFEPTDKNLKRWRGWWKVTQREHFLTFVIGLLVVATVAMTIAAEFATSVPGGDGIAMWVDVVIPNLPGGALVGNLMYAVIFIALFSTQYAIVESFVRNSVDILYEGYGRDAGWDLSRTFLGLLTLFTAWGILIIVGTGLLNWGQPWILLVIGAAIAGVMMWPYNALTIILNTTRLPEHTQPGWGRVVAMWWATGFFGYFSVLLIGSQLVSVTGSAAFETTLGVVGSGVGGYALWAIALIVQVYTMYRSATAKLEASGTVEDAEKASSLLS, from the coding sequence ATGCCAGACGACGAATCAGACACACAACACGGGACGGATGCCGAGTCTGTCGGTGATGTCGACCACGACATCTACACGACCGAAGACGTCGGCAAACAGTATCGAGAGACAGTCTATCGCGACCTCGACTACGAATCGCTCGATGTCGCACCCGCGACGGCCGACTATCCAGACAGCAGCGAAGGGGGTTACCGATTGGCCGACCTCCCGAAGGTGCCGAAGGTGCGCCACATCGTCGGACCGAGCGCCATCATGCTCGGGGCGTCGCTCGGCAGCGGCGAGACGATGTTCTGGCCGACTATCGTCGCCGATTACGGTTGGGCGCTCTACTGGGCGTTCTGGATCGGTGTCATCACGCAGTTTTTCATCAACACCGAACTCCAGCGGTGGACGATGGCCACCGGGGAGAGCATCTTCCGCGCATTCGAGCGGTTGAACGGCATCTGGCCGTGGTTCTTCCTCGCCGCCGGCTTCTTCCACCTCGGGTGGCCGGGGTGGGCCGCAGGTGGTGCTGAAGTGCTCGCGGCGTGGACCGGCATCGTCCCTCGCGGGGATTGGTGGATGATTGGCGTCGTCACGATGTTGCTCATCTGGGCGTCCTACATGGCTGGACCAGTCATGTACAATGTCATCGAGAACATTCAGCTCGCTCTGATGGCTGTCGCCATCTTCGGTGCGGTCGTCCTCGTGTTCGCCGTCGGGACGGTCGGACAACTGGCGAACGTGCCAGCGGGTGCGGTCAACTTCGGCGCACTTCCCCCGCAAAACGAGATGAACATCGCCGTGTTCCTCGGCGGCCTCGCCTACGCCGGGGCGGGCGGCTACATCAACCTCTCACAGGGCGTGTGGGCTCGCGAGAAGGGGTACGGGATGGGGACCTACCAGGGCCGAATCAAGAATCCGCTTCGGGGCGCGACCCCGGAGACCGTCCACGACGGCTTCGCATTCGAACCGACCGACAAGAACCTCAAACGCTGGCGCGGATGGTGGAAGGTCACCCAGCGCGAACACTTCCTCACCTTCGTGATTGGGCTACTCGTCGTCGCGACGGTCGCGATGACCATCGCAGCCGAGTTCGCCACCTCGGTTCCAGGCGGCGATGGTATCGCCATGTGGGTGGACGTCGTCATTCCGAACCTGCCGGGCGGCGCGCTCGTCGGGAACCTGATGTACGCCGTCATCTTCATTGCGCTATTCAGCACGCAGTACGCCATCGTCGAATCGTTCGTCCGCAACAGTGTCGACATCCTCTACGAGGGCTACGGGCGAGATGCGGGCTGGGACCTCTCACGGACGTTCCTCGGCCTCCTTACCCTGTTCACGGCGTGGGGTATCCTCATCATCGTCGGGACCGGCCTCCTCAACTGGGGTCAACCGTGGATTCTCCTCGTCATCGGCGCGGCCATCGCGGGCGTGATGATGTGGCCGTACAACGCACTGACCATCATCCTCAACACGACGCGACTGCCGGAACACACCCAACCGGGATGGGGCCGCGTCGTCGCGATGTGGTGGGCAACCGGCTTCTTCGGCTACTTCAGCGTCCTGCTCATCGGGAGCCAACTCGTGTCCGTCACCGGGAGCGCAGCGTTCGAAACGACACTCGGCGTCGTCGGCAGCGGCGTCGGTGGCTACGCCCTCTGGGCGATTGCCCTCATCGTGCAGGTGTACACGATGTATCGCAGCGCCACGGCGAAACTCGAAGCCAGTGGCACCGTTGAGGACGCAGAGAAGGCGAGCAGCCTCCTCTCCTGA
- a CDS encoding uracil-xanthine permease family protein — MADNEPTQEAGFVEYGIEDKPPLGESALLGMQHYLTMVGANIAVPLILAGAMGMPPEITARLVGTFFVVSGIATLAQTTFGNRYPIVQGAPFSMLAPALAIIGVVGSFPGDPGWEVMIVHLQGAIIAAALAEVAIGYFGVVGKLKQFLSPVVVAPTIALIGLSLFSVPQVTRADQNWWLLGLTLFLIVLFSQYMKDNNKVFKLFPVLLAIVVAYLVAVVLSVTGVYTSSTLGYVDLATVTEAPPLLPIYPLQFGMPVFETSFIVGMFAGVVASIVESFGDYHAVARLSGVGAPSEKRINHGIGMEGLMNVFAGIMGAGGSTSYSENIGAIGLTGVASRYVVQVGAAVMLVMGFIGYFGQLIATIPDPIIGGLFIAMFGQIVAVGLSNLKYVDLDSSRNIFVLGTAMFAGLAIPAYMSNVAAVDPNISGPEMLRMGLEGIPLLGAVLGNQIVADTLFVFGGTGMAVGGLVALVLDNTIPGSDDERGLTVWQAIAEDDEDFQTFFERRGSDSGSPESAD, encoded by the coding sequence ATGGCAGATAACGAGCCGACGCAAGAGGCCGGGTTCGTCGAGTACGGAATCGAGGACAAACCGCCGCTCGGTGAATCGGCACTCCTTGGTATGCAACACTACCTCACGATGGTCGGAGCGAACATCGCGGTGCCACTCATCCTGGCCGGAGCAATGGGTATGCCCCCGGAGATTACCGCCAGACTCGTCGGGACGTTCTTCGTCGTTTCCGGGATTGCAACGCTCGCCCAGACCACGTTCGGCAACCGCTATCCAATCGTCCAGGGCGCGCCGTTCTCGATGCTCGCACCAGCGCTCGCCATCATCGGCGTCGTCGGCAGCTTCCCCGGGGACCCCGGCTGGGAAGTGATGATCGTCCACTTACAGGGCGCTATCATCGCGGCCGCGCTCGCAGAGGTGGCAATCGGTTACTTCGGCGTCGTTGGCAAACTCAAGCAGTTCCTCTCGCCTGTCGTGGTCGCGCCGACCATCGCACTCATTGGCCTTTCACTCTTCTCCGTCCCACAGGTTACCCGAGCAGACCAGAACTGGTGGCTTCTTGGACTGACGTTGTTCCTTATCGTCCTGTTCAGCCAGTACATGAAAGACAATAACAAAGTGTTCAAACTGTTCCCCGTTCTGCTGGCAATCGTTGTCGCATATCTCGTTGCGGTCGTTCTCTCGGTGACGGGCGTCTACACGTCGAGTACGCTTGGATACGTGGACCTTGCCACCGTGACCGAGGCTCCCCCACTGCTCCCAATCTACCCACTCCAGTTCGGCATGCCCGTCTTCGAAACGTCGTTCATCGTCGGCATGTTCGCGGGCGTCGTCGCTTCCATCGTCGAATCCTTTGGCGACTATCACGCCGTTGCTCGCCTCTCAGGCGTCGGTGCGCCGAGTGAAAAGCGCATCAACCACGGCATCGGGATGGAGGGGCTGATGAACGTCTTCGCGGGCATCATGGGTGCTGGCGGTTCGACCTCCTACTCCGAGAATATCGGCGCAATCGGCCTCACGGGTGTGGCCTCCCGCTACGTGGTGCAGGTCGGTGCGGCCGTCATGCTGGTGATGGGCTTCATCGGCTACTTCGGCCAACTCATCGCCACCATCCCCGACCCGATTATCGGCGGCCTGTTCATCGCCATGTTCGGGCAAATCGTCGCCGTTGGCCTCTCGAACCTGAAGTACGTCGACTTGGATTCCTCGCGAAACATCTTCGTCCTCGGGACGGCCATGTTCGCGGGCCTCGCGATTCCGGCCTACATGAGCAACGTCGCCGCAGTAGACCCGAACATCTCCGGACCGGAGATGCTGCGCATGGGTCTCGAAGGAATCCCACTCCTCGGTGCGGTCCTCGGCAACCAAATCGTCGCGGACACGCTGTTCGTCTTCGGCGGCACGGGCATGGCAGTCGGCGGCCTCGTCGCGCTCGTCCTCGACAACACCATCCCCGGGTCTGACGACGAACGCGGCCTCACCGTCTGGCAGGCAATCGCCGAGGACGACGAGGACTTCCAGACCTTCTTCGAGCGCCGCGGAAGCGACAGCGGGTCGCCCGAAAGCGCAGACTGA
- a CDS encoding thioredoxin family protein — MALESEAKLSIGDDAPAFSLPGTDGETYSLDSFADNEALLVVFTCNHCPYAKAKIGVLNALAAEYDDVDVVGINPNDPAQYPDDSFERMQELVADGTVKYDAYLFDESQDVARDYGAVCTPDPFLFRRQNGSFELAWQGRLDDALSPDEEPTQHDMREAIEAVRAGEEVEKGFLPSRGCSIKWRN, encoded by the coding sequence ATGGCGCTCGAATCCGAAGCAAAACTCTCGATTGGCGACGACGCACCCGCGTTCTCGCTGCCGGGAACCGACGGCGAAACCTACTCGCTCGACTCGTTCGCCGACAACGAGGCCCTGCTCGTCGTGTTCACGTGCAATCACTGCCCCTACGCGAAGGCGAAAATCGGCGTGCTGAACGCCCTCGCCGCCGAGTACGACGACGTGGATGTGGTCGGCATCAACCCGAACGACCCGGCGCAGTACCCGGACGATTCCTTCGAGCGAATGCAAGAACTCGTCGCCGACGGCACGGTCAAGTACGACGCCTACCTGTTCGACGAATCCCAGGACGTGGCGCGAGACTACGGTGCGGTGTGCACGCCCGACCCGTTCCTGTTCCGTCGGCAGAATGGGTCGTTCGAACTCGCGTGGCAGGGTCGCTTAGACGACGCCCTCTCACCGGACGAGGAACCGACCCAACACGACATGCGGGAGGCCATCGAGGCCGTCCGCGCGGGCGAAGAGGTAGAGAAGGGGTTCCTGCCGTCTCGTGGTTGTTCCATCAAATGGCGCAACTGA
- a CDS encoding CFI-box-CTERM domain-containing protein: MPDEESSPVGVGDGRRKHVTVVTRDGEEIEHADVYLRHTDDGFVVSPEWEFEGEQSTRYEKDDIRRLDVIQHHSSCFLTTAVAGEGETLDALRQFRDEVLAGNRVGRTLVEFYYRTSPPVAATLAAHPDSHTAQAVRWLIVRCAKLERRRTTANSPAVRRGLAVTLTVLYAIGMLVALFGHAFIEASENRRGEGALGRDVHPKARETLSRSE, translated from the coding sequence ATGCCCGACGAGGAGTCCTCCCCGGTTGGCGTCGGTGACGGACGGCGAAAGCACGTCACTGTCGTCACCCGCGACGGCGAGGAAATCGAGCACGCTGACGTCTACCTCCGCCACACCGACGACGGGTTCGTCGTCTCGCCGGAGTGGGAGTTCGAGGGCGAGCAGTCCACGCGCTACGAGAAAGACGACATTCGCCGCCTCGACGTAATCCAACACCACTCGTCGTGTTTTCTCACCACTGCCGTCGCAGGGGAGGGCGAGACGCTCGATGCACTCCGGCAGTTCAGAGACGAGGTGCTCGCGGGGAATCGAGTGGGCCGCACGCTCGTCGAATTCTATTACCGCACCAGTCCACCAGTCGCAGCGACGCTCGCAGCACATCCCGACTCGCACACAGCGCAGGCGGTCCGATGGCTCATCGTCCGGTGTGCGAAGCTCGAACGCAGACGAACGACGGCGAACAGTCCGGCCGTTCGGCGCGGCCTCGCAGTGACGCTCACGGTGCTGTACGCGATTGGGATGCTTGTCGCGCTCTTTGGACACGCGTTCATCGAGGCGAGCGAGAATCGGCGAGGAGAGGGCGCGCTGGGGCGAGACGTTCACCCGAAGGCGCGCGAGACGCTCTCGCGCAGCGAGTAG